GTGGCAGTGACatgagtatttttttgtttgtctggTCCTTCAGATGTTTCTGGATCTGAGACACCCTGCAGTCCTGACGATCGAGAATCTTTGTGTTCCCTGCATCATATTTCCAAGATACTCCTTCACATCTCTGTCATCGTGACCATAGCTGCCACCGCTCTGTCCATCTGCCTCTTATGTGAGTACCAGGAACCAGGGGCAACTTCAAGGCAAAAGGGCAGGTGCCCAGGGGCCCATAAAACTGGGATTTTCTATTATCGATAATCTATATCAACCGGGCCAAAGGGAGGCAACAGGAAGCTCCTTGGTCGCTGACCAAGAGGGACAGTCTTGTTTTAGTGGATATGGATAAAGGTGTAGCAAGAGGCAtggctttaccaagactttgtATCTATCATCTATTGATAGCAATTTCTGGAATTAAGGTTAGGGCTGTGGAACTTTGGGGCACCAGGAGGGACTGTTCCTTCTAAAATGGGACACTTTGCAGGGATCTTATCCTGTCCTTTTTCTGTATCTTTTTGTAAAAGTTATCCTGTTGGGTATTAAATCCCATCCGTTTGCTGATTTTTCTCAGTGCAGTATTTCTACCACCCTGCAGTCCAACAAGCCTGTCCTGATTTTTTAGAGAATTGTGACCAGTCTCTAAACTGCTCACTCGGAGGAAGTGCCAACCTCTGTCCTCCCAGCAGGCTTCCGAGCAACCGGACCAGCGCCACTGGTGAGTAAGAGTCAATCTATGTTTCAGTTCCTCCTTGTATCAACACAGAAGACAGATGGGGTGTCCGGTCCCTAATGCCCAAGTCAAGGGTTGGGATGGGGATCTATTCATCTTGGGTACAGTTCATCATCCATGAATTCCTGTAGACCATCAGTACAAGTGTCCAGAGTGCTTTCCAGACGTGTAGGAAATGCTGGCATCACCCACATAGTGATTTAATAATCTTCTTAGATCTCAAACTGGAAGGCGAACTTCTAGGCTTAGATCAGACAGACGGAAAAAGGGAATTCTTTGTAATTTTTACAGTTGCTTGCTCTCTACCTATCTCCTGACCTCCAATAATCCAACCCCTGTTCTTGAAACGTTCCAGTGGCTCAGTCACTGAATGTCGTGTCCTCCTGTTGGATCCACAGAATACAGGAGCCCTGTCTTACTGCTCACAGGTCGTTCCCTGCTGCAGGTGTATAGTGCGAACGCGGGGAAGTATTACACCGTGTGTCACCAGGGCTGGATGCCGACCCACGGTTGGACTGTATGCAGAGAGCTGGGGTTTGACAGGTTGCCTTTGTAAACAACTAAGTACTCTGCTCTGCTTAGACATGACCGTCTCTGTGTTTTTCATTTCTCATTTGTGACCCCTACCGGACATCTTCCTGTTTCACTGGCTACTTATACTCTTGGGTGGCTACCTGTCTACATTCTAATTCCCCTCCATAGGATTCTGTCCTCTGTCGTCTGGCTGTAggtattcttttttaaaactccATTAACGATTCCTGCTCCCTCTCTCTCATGTCTAGCCACACACTCTCTTCACCGGTACCGCTCACTGCCACCGACCCCACCGTCCTGGAAGCGTTTGCTGTAGTGAATAAAACCATTGGCTCCTCCAGTAATATTGAAAGTTTCCTGAGCCCGGTGTAAGTTCTGCTGCATTCTATCACTAAAACAACCACAGCGGGGCGCTGTTTCCCACACTCAATGGCATTCTAAACGTAGAAGTCCTGAACAATCCAGGTGCCAATCTTTACTCCAGTACAGCCACCAGCGGTGACAGGCTCGTTCCACCACTATGCAGAGTCTGCGCCTGAAACATGAGTAGCCTATGTACAAAAGAAGGTGTAattatgaatgtgtgtgtttttttcccttcacaTTTGATGCTCTTGGTCCTTGGGGTTGCAGACACTGGCATAGAATCTCTTCTGTCTTCACAGAGTGACCTGTCCCACTCAGGAAGGCGTTTCGCTTCAGTGTACAGGTGAGAGGAGGCGCCATACCTTACTCTATTAGGGAGAACCATACCTGTTAAAATAGGGAGGACCAAGGTGTAGTGGATGAGGAGAAGGGAATTCAGAAGGAGGGATGGCGTTTGGAGAACCTGTATGTTGGGGTAAGACGACCCTCATCCAGAGGCTTGCCTAAATGTCCCATTAAAATCATATAAATCCAACTCTAATTGCAGATTGTGGACGTCCTGCTGGGGAGAGTCACCGTATTGTAGGGGGCTCACCAGCTACTTGGGGTCGCTGGCCATGGCAGGTCAGCCTCCGTTGGGATGGTCGCCACGTTTGTGGGGGATCAATCATCTCTTCCCAGTGGGTGATAAGTGCTGCCCACTGTTTCGTGCTGTGAGTAGCTTTTGCTCTTCTTGTGTTCTCTTCCTTCTTACTGCAACACAATCTGCGAATATGGCGCTTTCTCTTTTATCTTAGTTCCAGCTTCCTAACAGTTGGAAGATGGAAGGTCCATGCCGGTTCGGTCTCTCTAAACCCAGCAACCTCCCATTCCGTCCGCAACATATATTATAACGGCCAGTACAACTCCGAGACGAATGACTATGATGTGGCCCTCTTGAAAACCAGCCAGCCAATGAGATTTTCCGGTAAGCCATAGGACCTCTAAGACTCTGTGTCCGTCAGGGTCATAGATCCAGACACACGCAGGCAACAGAGACAAGGCCATCTAGGGTTCCCTGTAACGGCGGTTCCCGACCTCGCATGGTAGTTGAGTTGATTTGTTCTCATCTTGAGGGTTCCTCACTGACCTTTCTTTCTTACCCATCTTCTCTTTCAGAGACCCTTCGTCCTGTTTGTCTTCCTCGGACCCGCCAACAGTTCCAGACCACAGGAAATTGCTGGATTAGCGGCTGGGGCCATGTGAGCGAGGGTGGTAAGGAGCTGACTGAGGCTTTACTCGGGGGAAAGTTCTCTTTTATGGCTCAACCAGACACACTGTAACCTTATTTCAGGAATCTATAGAAAGACAGCACATTAAACCAAGGACAGGTAATGTTCATCTAACAGGTTATCAACAGAGAACGACTCCCATAATTCCAGAATTTAGGTAGTAAGAAGTAAGACAGGTCCACCTGGAGAAGAAGACCTGTCCCCAGGGGTTCTTCTTTCTGTCGGGCTTTCTCCAGCCTCCTTCAtagaatgtatttaaatatgcatccATATTTGTTACTTTGCTTTTACTTGTG
This window of the Spea bombifrons isolate aSpeBom1 chromosome 12, aSpeBom1.2.pri, whole genome shotgun sequence genome carries:
- the LOC128469723 gene encoding transmembrane protease serine 3-like, whose amino-acid sequence is MTKKPSRVCLFDIFPGAQGEEDGNSSTSLPEYCLEAGISGDGCISQVVDEAAIIISTVTDQQNQNVSGSETPCSPDDRESLCSLHHISKILLHISVIVTIAATALSICLLLQYFYHPAVQQACPDFLENCDQSLNCSLGGSANLCPPSRLPSNRTSATEYRSPVLLLTGRSLLQVYSANAGKYYTVCHQGWMPTHGWTVCRELGFDSHTLSSPVPLTATDPTVLEAFAVVNKTIGSSSNIESFLSPVVTCPTQEGVSLQCTDCGRPAGESHRIVGGSPATWGRWPWQVSLRWDGRHVCGGSIISSQWVISAAHCFVLSSFLTVGRWKVHAGSVSLNPATSHSVRNIYYNGQYNSETNDYDVALLKTSQPMRFSETLRPVCLPRTRQQFQTTGNCWISGWGHVSEGGQLSPVLREAKVHLISSHICNQSSHYPGMISSRMLCAGYPDGKVDSCQGDSGGPLVCQEDGLWWQVGIVSWGEGCGRPNRPGVYTNLTVLLDWVYHRLQTDSVIP